In one Rhodococcus sp. B50 genomic region, the following are encoded:
- a CDS encoding tryptophan-rich sensory protein — MTSPSHGSAPAPSPATRTGRDLARVVAVAASAPVAVVVSFFGSGAAGGTPVAEAAGGALSADATAVAPGGPAFSIWTLIYAGLLALAVWQALPAHHTDARQRAAGWWIAASMLLNAAWITAIQFDQVWLSVVVIVALLAVLVRVFLIFTRVLPSTRLEAVVVDGTMFVYLGWVSVATVANTSAALRYEDIDPFGWGADVWAIIVLAVVAAVSVVLATAGRGRLAVTGALVWGLAWIAVARTSDDGLVSTPAAVAAVTAAVIAIVATVVTRISAERSPARATSAA, encoded by the coding sequence ATGACATCCCCCTCACACGGATCCGCGCCCGCACCGTCCCCCGCGACCCGCACCGGCCGCGACCTCGCCCGTGTCGTGGCCGTGGCGGCGAGTGCTCCCGTCGCCGTCGTGGTGTCGTTCTTCGGTTCGGGTGCGGCGGGCGGGACGCCGGTCGCGGAGGCCGCGGGCGGTGCGTTGTCCGCCGACGCCACGGCGGTCGCCCCCGGGGGCCCGGCCTTCTCGATCTGGACCCTGATCTACGCCGGTCTGCTCGCGCTGGCGGTGTGGCAGGCGCTGCCGGCACACCACACCGATGCGCGTCAGCGCGCGGCGGGATGGTGGATCGCCGCCTCGATGCTGCTCAACGCCGCATGGATCACGGCGATCCAGTTCGACCAGGTCTGGCTCAGTGTCGTGGTCATCGTCGCGTTGCTCGCCGTACTCGTCCGGGTGTTCCTGATCTTCACCCGAGTGCTGCCGTCGACCAGGCTCGAAGCGGTGGTCGTCGACGGCACGATGTTCGTCTACCTGGGTTGGGTGTCGGTGGCGACCGTCGCCAACACCTCGGCGGCCCTGCGTTACGAGGACATCGATCCGTTCGGATGGGGCGCCGACGTGTGGGCGATCATCGTGCTGGCCGTCGTCGCCGCCGTGTCGGTGGTCCTCGCGACAGCCGGTCGGGGACGACTCGCCGTGACCGGCGCGCTCGTGTGGGGGCTGGCGTGGATCGCGGTCGCTCGCACGAGCGACGACGGTCTGGTCTCCACTCCGGCGGCGGTCGCCGCAGTGACGGCCGCGGTGATCGCCATCGTGGCGACGGTCGTGACACGTATCAGCGCCGAGCGTTCACCGGCCCGCGCGACGTCCGCTGCTTGA
- a CDS encoding lipase family protein has product MTRLTRVPALLLAGALTLLTTLVSPPAVGASPAPGDVVEVAPLEPELSLPGASSARILGYTTQWRDGSPITATGALFVPPGTPPEGGWPVVAWAHGTVGLDDSCAPSRLPRTPRDTTYLDHWLGQGYAVVAADYPGLGSDGLHRYLDGQSAANSVIDIVRAGRAVEPALSDRWVVIGQSQGGHTGLHTAQTATTRAPELDFRGTLTTGAPSNLEYVFPLGLPGFPDLGLDGLTAFAAYIFAGLRDADPALDVDGYLTPFGREVVDAAEQLCYGELIDRYGEVGIGEVVARPLSDDRFRAALTDYVAVPTRGYDRPLFLAQGLRDTTVPAPLAFKLIGDLWAGGANAQFRTYPTGHSETMFASLPDTTGFVADLLRR; this is encoded by the coding sequence GTGACCCGTCTCACGCGTGTCCCCGCATTGCTGCTCGCCGGTGCTCTGACGCTGCTGACGACCCTCGTGTCACCTCCCGCGGTGGGCGCGAGCCCGGCGCCGGGCGACGTCGTCGAGGTCGCCCCACTCGAGCCGGAGTTGTCCCTGCCCGGCGCGTCCTCGGCTCGCATCCTCGGCTACACGACGCAGTGGCGCGACGGCAGCCCGATCACGGCGACCGGGGCGTTGTTCGTCCCTCCCGGCACCCCGCCCGAGGGCGGGTGGCCCGTGGTCGCGTGGGCCCACGGCACGGTCGGTCTCGACGATTCGTGCGCTCCTTCGCGGTTGCCCCGTACCCCGCGCGACACCACCTATCTCGACCATTGGCTCGGGCAGGGCTACGCCGTGGTGGCAGCCGACTATCCGGGTTTGGGCTCGGACGGGCTGCACCGCTATCTGGACGGGCAGAGCGCCGCGAACAGCGTGATCGACATCGTGCGGGCGGGACGCGCCGTCGAGCCGGCGTTGTCCGACCGCTGGGTCGTGATCGGGCAGTCGCAGGGTGGGCACACGGGTCTGCACACCGCGCAGACGGCGACCACCCGCGCACCCGAGCTGGACTTCCGCGGGACGCTCACGACGGGCGCGCCGTCCAACCTCGAGTACGTGTTCCCGCTCGGACTACCGGGCTTCCCCGATCTCGGTCTCGACGGGCTCACGGCGTTCGCCGCCTACATCTTCGCGGGCCTGCGCGACGCCGATCCTGCCCTGGACGTCGACGGATATCTCACGCCCTTCGGACGGGAGGTGGTCGACGCCGCCGAGCAGCTCTGTTACGGCGAGCTGATCGACCGATACGGCGAGGTCGGCATCGGTGAGGTCGTCGCCCGTCCGCTGAGCGACGACCGGTTCCGCGCTGCCTTGACCGACTATGTAGCGGTGCCGACCCGTGGATACGACCGGCCGCTGTTCCTCGCCCAGGGTCTGCGCGATACGACGGTGCCCGCGCCGCTCGCGTTCAAGCTGATCGGGGATCTGTGGGCCGGGGGCGCGAACGCGCAGTTCCGGACGTATCCGACAGGGCATTCCGAGACGATGTTCGCATCGTTGCCCGACACCACCGGCTTCGTCGCCGACCTGCTGCGGCGCTGA
- a CDS encoding XdhC family protein has translation MDFAARAAQLRTERRPFVEATVVRAQPPTSAHSGDRALVHADGTIEGFVGGQCTENSVREASRTVLERGESMLLRVLPAGAGEFPDTPGATIAVNPCMSGGATEIFLEPRMPALVVAVFGDSPVADAVSDFARRIDYSVERIGGTAVPADASVVIVASHGGDEGSVIRAALDTGSRYVGLVASRTRGAAVLDEVDPTDDERARVHTPVGLDIGARTPAEIGLSIVADIVRVARSGGLARPSEEGGRRVAVPKETGPKSRTAVDPVCGMTVTITESTPHLVVAGRTMWFCCPGCRSRYEKDDIA, from the coding sequence ATGGATTTTGCGGCGCGGGCAGCACAGTTGCGCACCGAACGCCGCCCGTTCGTGGAAGCAACCGTCGTGCGGGCACAGCCACCGACGTCCGCGCACTCGGGCGACCGGGCGCTCGTCCACGCCGACGGCACGATCGAGGGGTTCGTCGGCGGACAGTGCACCGAGAACTCGGTGCGCGAAGCGTCCCGCACGGTGCTCGAGCGAGGAGAGAGCATGCTCCTGCGGGTACTGCCCGCCGGAGCAGGCGAGTTCCCCGACACTCCGGGGGCGACTATCGCGGTCAACCCGTGCATGTCCGGTGGTGCCACCGAGATCTTTCTCGAACCGCGGATGCCTGCGCTGGTGGTGGCCGTGTTCGGGGACTCGCCCGTCGCCGACGCCGTGAGCGACTTCGCGCGGCGTATCGACTACTCGGTGGAACGGATCGGCGGGACAGCCGTTCCCGCCGACGCGTCGGTGGTCATCGTCGCGAGTCACGGAGGCGACGAGGGGAGTGTGATCCGTGCGGCGCTCGACACCGGAAGCCGCTATGTCGGCCTGGTCGCCAGCCGCACCCGTGGCGCCGCGGTGCTCGACGAGGTGGATCCCACCGACGACGAGCGTGCCCGCGTGCACACCCCGGTCGGACTCGACATCGGTGCGCGCACCCCCGCTGAGATCGGACTGTCGATCGTCGCCGACATCGTGCGAGTCGCGCGCAGCGGCGGCCTCGCTCGCCCCTCCGAGGAGGGGGGTCGACGCGTCGCGGTGCCGAAGGAGACGGGACCGAAATCGCGTACGGCCGTCGACCCGGTGTGCGGGATGACCGTCACGATCACCGAGTCCACCCCACACCTCGTCGTTGCAGGCCGGACGATGTGGTTCTGCTGCCCGGGCTGCCGTAGCCGCTACGAGAAGGACGATATCGCGTGA
- a CDS encoding vWA domain-containing protein, with translation MSARMLPGVDHAAFAVALVDRLRSAGVVVPADGAATFTRALRACPSTTRTRLYWTARLTLVDRHESLATFDAVFDRVFGEAPLPLDPHARRTGPEDEGASGAVTPDGPRRPSVAPASGHDVPWVTRTIVESAEGERAGGRPGREVASALAEIADQRFDDLDPAHLALLESWIEAAGIRWATRRTRRRVEGHTGRVDVRASIAVSRSTGFEPLRLIRTRPGRRRRQLVVFCDVSRSMRPYTGVYLHLVRALAHTGTAEVFVFSTTATRLTPVLRHRSVEQAIDVANERVRTRFGGTRIAGSLAEVAASRHGHLMRGAIVVVASDGWDSGDPTELVHVLARIRRRAHRLVWLNPRAGQSGFTPSTGSMSAALPHCDAMVAADTLVALQHAVDVVTSTDTRAGGLRRRVVGHGVDVLPW, from the coding sequence GTGAGCGCCCGGATGCTGCCCGGCGTCGATCACGCCGCCTTCGCGGTCGCGTTGGTCGACCGGCTCAGGTCCGCCGGGGTCGTGGTTCCGGCGGACGGAGCGGCGACGTTCACGCGCGCCCTACGCGCGTGTCCGTCGACCACCCGGACCCGGTTGTACTGGACCGCGCGGCTCACCCTCGTCGACCGGCACGAGAGCCTGGCCACCTTCGACGCGGTGTTCGACCGGGTATTCGGTGAGGCGCCTCTCCCGCTCGACCCGCACGCCCGTCGTACGGGACCGGAGGACGAAGGCGCGTCCGGGGCGGTGACGCCGGACGGACCCCGCCGGCCGAGCGTGGCTCCTGCATCCGGACACGACGTTCCGTGGGTCACCAGGACGATCGTCGAATCCGCAGAGGGGGAGCGGGCGGGCGGCCGGCCGGGACGCGAGGTGGCGAGTGCGCTGGCCGAGATCGCCGATCAGCGGTTCGACGACCTCGACCCGGCGCACCTCGCACTCCTCGAATCGTGGATCGAGGCGGCCGGTATCCGCTGGGCGACGCGCCGCACCCGCCGCCGGGTCGAAGGCCACACCGGGCGCGTCGACGTCCGCGCGAGCATCGCCGTCTCCCGCAGTACCGGTTTCGAGCCGCTCCGTCTGATCCGCACGCGGCCGGGTCGTCGGCGGCGGCAGCTCGTCGTGTTCTGTGATGTCAGCCGCTCGATGCGTCCCTACACAGGGGTGTATCTGCATCTCGTGCGTGCGCTGGCGCACACCGGAACGGCCGAGGTCTTCGTGTTCTCCACCACAGCGACGCGCCTGACGCCCGTGCTCCGTCACCGGTCGGTCGAACAGGCGATCGACGTCGCCAACGAGCGCGTACGGACACGGTTCGGAGGCACTCGCATCGCCGGTTCGCTCGCCGAGGTGGCCGCCTCGCGCCACGGACACCTGATGCGCGGAGCGATCGTCGTAGTCGCATCCGACGGTTGGGACAGCGGCGATCCCACCGAACTCGTCCACGTCCTGGCCAGGATTCGTCGTCGCGCGCACCGACTGGTGTGGCTCAACCCCCGGGCCGGGCAGTCCGGCTTCACGCCCTCGACCGGATCGATGTCCGCCGCGCTTCCGCACTGCGACGCGATGGTGGCGGCCGACACACTCGTGGCCCTGCAGCACGCCGTCGACGTCGTCACGTCCACCGATACGAGGGCCGGGGGACTCCGACGGCGTGTCGTAGGTCATGGCGTGGACGTCCTACCCTGGTAG
- a CDS encoding AAA family ATPase: MAGFDSHDHLLDQGTAAAIHLAVALGRPLLLEGEPGVGKTTAAKVLAQILGSPLIRLQCYEGLSVAEALYDWNYQRQLLAIRLAEARGDVPAEADLYSEEYLLERPILRCVRHRGDTPAVLLVDEIDRADDEFEALLLEFLGEFAVTVPELGTLTATRPPVVVLTSNRSRDLHDALRRRCLYHWIDYPDRARAVAILRRTVPSANAALVERATDFVAVARGLDLDKAPGIAETIDWVSALAALGVTDLVRPEAAMSLAALAKTPDDGDALGEALARFASAEAS, translated from the coding sequence ATGGCCGGATTCGACAGCCACGATCACCTTCTCGATCAGGGCACCGCCGCCGCGATCCATCTCGCCGTCGCGCTGGGGCGACCGCTGTTGCTCGAGGGCGAACCCGGGGTCGGCAAGACCACCGCCGCGAAGGTGCTCGCGCAGATCCTCGGCAGCCCGCTGATCCGGTTGCAGTGCTACGAGGGACTGTCGGTCGCCGAGGCTCTCTACGACTGGAACTACCAACGCCAGCTGCTCGCGATCCGGCTCGCCGAAGCACGCGGCGACGTTCCCGCCGAAGCCGACCTGTACTCCGAGGAATACCTCCTCGAACGCCCCATCCTGCGCTGCGTACGCCATCGCGGCGACACGCCCGCCGTCCTGCTCGTCGACGAGATCGACCGCGCCGACGACGAATTCGAGGCGTTGCTGCTCGAATTCCTGGGGGAATTCGCGGTCACCGTTCCCGAACTCGGCACCCTCACCGCGACCCGCCCGCCCGTCGTGGTTCTGACTTCGAACCGGAGCCGCGACCTGCACGACGCACTGCGGCGACGTTGCCTGTACCACTGGATCGACTATCCCGACCGCGCCCGAGCGGTGGCGATCCTGCGTCGCACGGTGCCGTCGGCGAACGCCGCACTCGTCGAACGCGCCACGGATTTCGTCGCGGTGGCTCGCGGACTCGATCTCGACAAGGCACCCGGGATCGCGGAGACCATCGACTGGGTGTCGGCGCTCGCCGCGCTCGGTGTCACCGACCTCGTCCGGCCCGAAGCGGCGATGTCGCTCGCGGCGCTGGCGAAGACTCCCGACGACGGCGACGCGTTGGGGGAGGCTCTGGCCCGGTTCGCCTCCGCCGAGGCGTCGTGA
- a CDS encoding cytochrome c oxidase assembly protein, giving the protein MATSELASPAQPPAPAPTRGNPPALLILFGLLAAIVAAFAVGLSAAQALVLLGIPDPGPLTTYGLPAVRAISEIATVITIGSLFFAAFLVPPQRSGVLDVGGYRAVRTAGVAATVWAVTAALMVPLTLSDTSGSPLSEAIRPENLFSALGQVEVALAWAWTTVLALITAVLTRLAVRWSWTPYLLLLSFVALMPIALTGHSSSGGSHDMATNSLVLHLVAASVWAGGLFALLAHSMRGGEHTDIAARRFSFVAGLAFVVMAVSGVINAAVRMSFDDLTSTTYGRLLLAKVVALVLLGVFGWAQRRRALPALEADPTSRSALIRFTVVEAFVLAATIGLAVGLGRTPPPPPASVPTVQEVELGYQLDVPPSLVSLFFGQWRFDLIFGTAALVLAAAYAVGLWTLRKRGDSWPLGRSIAWFSGCFVLFVATSSGVGMYSPAMFSVHMGAHMALSMLAPVLLALGGAMTLALRAFTPAGRNAPPGPREWILEFLHSPPSRFFTHPIVASVMFVGGFYALYLGGIFTAFIDSHTAHVLMNLHFLLSGYLFYWVVIGVDPSPRDVQPVTKLAMVFGSLPFHAFFGVTLMSMGTVMAEGYYRGLALPWNYDLFSDQKVGGSIAWSAGEIPLVLVMLALLVQWSRTDRRTARRVDRAAERDDDADLAAHNAMFAELARRDREGR; this is encoded by the coding sequence ATGGCAACATCCGAGCTCGCGTCTCCCGCGCAGCCTCCGGCGCCCGCCCCCACGAGGGGAAACCCGCCGGCACTGCTGATCCTCTTCGGCCTCCTCGCAGCGATCGTCGCGGCGTTCGCGGTCGGGTTGTCCGCTGCCCAGGCTCTGGTGTTGCTCGGTATCCCCGACCCCGGTCCGCTCACGACCTACGGACTGCCCGCGGTGCGCGCGATCTCCGAGATCGCGACCGTCATCACGATCGGATCGTTGTTCTTCGCAGCCTTCCTCGTACCCCCGCAGCGGAGCGGGGTACTCGACGTCGGCGGCTATCGCGCCGTACGGACGGCGGGCGTCGCGGCAACGGTATGGGCGGTCACCGCCGCGCTGATGGTGCCGTTGACTCTGTCCGATACCTCCGGCAGTCCGCTGAGCGAGGCCATCCGGCCGGAGAATCTGTTCTCGGCACTCGGCCAGGTGGAGGTCGCGCTGGCCTGGGCCTGGACGACCGTGCTCGCGCTGATCACCGCTGTGCTGACCCGCCTCGCGGTGCGCTGGTCGTGGACGCCCTATCTCTTGCTGCTGTCGTTCGTCGCCCTCATGCCGATCGCCCTGACCGGGCACTCCTCGTCGGGTGGTTCGCACGACATGGCGACCAACAGCCTCGTGTTGCACCTCGTCGCGGCGTCCGTCTGGGCCGGCGGGTTGTTCGCGCTGCTCGCCCATTCGATGCGGGGAGGGGAGCACACCGATATCGCCGCCCGACGATTCTCCTTCGTCGCCGGACTCGCGTTCGTCGTGATGGCGGTCAGCGGCGTGATCAACGCCGCGGTTCGCATGTCGTTCGACGACCTGACCTCCACCACCTACGGCAGGTTGCTCCTCGCGAAGGTCGTCGCGCTGGTCCTGCTCGGCGTCTTCGGCTGGGCCCAGCGACGCCGGGCGCTCCCGGCTCTCGAGGCCGACCCCACCAGCCGGTCGGCTCTCATCCGGTTCACCGTCGTCGAGGCGTTCGTCCTCGCCGCCACGATCGGCCTGGCCGTGGGACTGGGCCGCACCCCTCCGCCGCCCCCGGCCTCGGTGCCGACGGTCCAGGAGGTCGAGCTCGGATACCAGCTCGACGTACCCCCGTCCCTCGTGAGCCTGTTCTTCGGGCAGTGGCGGTTCGACCTGATCTTCGGCACTGCCGCACTCGTGCTCGCCGCTGCCTACGCCGTCGGTCTGTGGACTCTGCGCAAGCGTGGCGACTCGTGGCCGCTCGGCCGGTCGATCGCCTGGTTCTCGGGCTGCTTCGTGCTGTTCGTCGCCACCAGTTCCGGCGTCGGCATGTACTCACCGGCGATGTTCAGCGTGCACATGGGCGCGCACATGGCCCTGTCGATGCTCGCTCCCGTGCTCCTGGCGCTCGGCGGGGCGATGACCCTGGCCCTGCGTGCGTTCACACCGGCCGGACGCAACGCCCCTCCCGGCCCGCGCGAATGGATCCTCGAGTTCCTCCACAGCCCGCCATCGCGCTTCTTCACGCATCCGATCGTCGCCTCGGTGATGTTCGTCGGCGGCTTCTACGCGCTGTATCTCGGTGGGATCTTCACCGCGTTCATCGACAGCCACACCGCCCACGTCCTGATGAACCTGCACTTCCTGCTGAGTGGCTACCTGTTCTACTGGGTGGTGATCGGCGTCGATCCGTCGCCGCGCGACGTGCAGCCCGTGACGAAGCTGGCCATGGTCTTCGGCTCGCTCCCGTTCCACGCCTTCTTCGGTGTGACGCTCATGAGCATGGGCACGGTGATGGCCGAGGGTTACTACCGTGGCCTCGCCCTGCCGTGGAACTACGACCTGTTCTCCGACCAGAAGGTCGGCGGCAGCATCGCGTGGTCGGCCGGTGAGATTCCGCTCGTGCTCGTGATGCTCGCGCTGCTGGTCCAGTGGTCGCGCACCGACCGACGCACGGCGCGGCGTGTCGACCGGGCTGCGGAGCGCGACGACGACGCCGACCTCGCAGCACACAACGCGATGTTCGCCGAGCTGGCGCGCCGCGACCGAGAAGGCCGATAG
- the ettA gene encoding energy-dependent translational throttle protein EttA, with amino-acid sequence MAEFIYTMKKVRKAHGDKVILDDVTMSFYHGAKIGVVGPNGAGKSSILKIMAGLDQPSNGESFLDPEATVGILLQEPPLNEEKTVKENVEEGLGEIKVKLDRFNEIAELMATDYSDELMEEMGKLQEELDHANAWDLDSQLEQAMDALRCPPPDEPVTHLSGGERRRVALCKLLLSKPDLLLLDEPTNHLDAESVLWLEQFLASYPGAVLAVTHDRYFLDHVAQWICEVDRGKLHPYEGNYSTYLEKKAERLEVQGKKDQKLQKRLREELEWVRSGAKARQTKNKARLARYEEMAAEAEKHRKLDFEEIQIPTPPRLGNVVVEVEHLDKGFDGRVLIKDLSFTLPRNGIVGVIGPNGVGKTTLFKTIVGLEEPDSGTVKVGDTVKLSYVDQNRANIDPKKTVFEVVSDGLDFIEVGQNEMPSRAYVSAFGFKGPDQQKPAGVLSGGERNRLNLALTLKEGGNLILLDEPTNDLDVETLSSLENALQQFPGCAVVISHDRWFLDRTCTHILAWEGNVEEGQWFWFEGNFEAYEANKVERLGADAARPHRVTHRKLTRD; translated from the coding sequence ATGGCGGAGTTCATTTACACGATGAAGAAGGTGCGCAAGGCGCACGGTGACAAGGTCATCCTCGATGACGTCACCATGAGCTTCTACCACGGCGCGAAGATCGGCGTCGTCGGACCCAACGGCGCGGGCAAGTCGTCGATTCTCAAGATCATGGCCGGGCTCGATCAGCCCAGCAACGGCGAGTCCTTCCTCGATCCGGAGGCCACCGTCGGCATCCTCCTGCAGGAGCCGCCCCTCAACGAGGAGAAGACGGTCAAGGAGAACGTCGAGGAAGGCCTCGGCGAGATCAAGGTCAAGCTCGACCGCTTCAACGAGATCGCCGAGCTCATGGCCACCGACTACTCCGACGAGCTGATGGAGGAGATGGGCAAGCTCCAGGAAGAGCTCGACCACGCCAACGCGTGGGATCTCGACTCGCAGCTCGAGCAGGCCATGGACGCGCTGCGCTGCCCTCCGCCGGACGAGCCCGTCACTCACCTCTCGGGTGGTGAGCGCCGCCGTGTCGCGCTGTGCAAGCTGCTGCTGAGCAAGCCCGACCTGCTGCTCCTCGACGAGCCCACCAACCACCTCGACGCCGAGTCGGTGCTGTGGCTCGAGCAGTTCCTCGCGTCCTACCCGGGCGCAGTGCTGGCCGTCACCCACGACCGGTACTTCCTCGATCACGTCGCGCAGTGGATCTGCGAGGTCGACCGCGGCAAGCTGCATCCCTACGAGGGCAACTACTCCACCTACCTGGAGAAGAAGGCCGAGCGCCTCGAGGTGCAGGGCAAGAAGGATCAGAAGCTGCAGAAGCGGCTCCGTGAGGAACTCGAGTGGGTTCGCTCCGGTGCCAAGGCCCGGCAGACGAAGAACAAGGCGCGTCTGGCCCGCTACGAGGAGATGGCCGCGGAGGCCGAGAAGCACCGCAAGCTCGACTTCGAGGAGATCCAGATCCCGACGCCGCCGCGTCTGGGCAACGTCGTCGTCGAGGTCGAGCACCTCGACAAGGGCTTCGACGGCCGCGTCCTGATCAAGGACCTGTCGTTCACGCTGCCGCGCAACGGCATCGTCGGTGTCATCGGCCCCAACGGTGTCGGTAAGACCACGCTGTTCAAGACGATCGTCGGTCTCGAGGAGCCGGACAGCGGCACCGTCAAGGTGGGTGACACGGTCAAGCTCAGCTACGTCGATCAGAACCGCGCGAACATCGATCCGAAGAAGACGGTCTTCGAGGTGGTCTCCGACGGTCTCGACTTCATCGAGGTCGGACAGAACGAGATGCCCTCGCGCGCCTACGTGAGCGCGTTCGGTTTCAAGGGCCCCGACCAGCAGAAGCCGGCCGGCGTGCTCTCGGGTGGTGAGCGCAACCGCCTCAACCTGGCGCTCACGCTCAAGGAGGGTGGCAACCTGATCCTCCTCGACGAACCGACCAACGACCTCGACGTCGAGACCCTGTCGTCGCTCGAGAACGCGCTGCAGCAGTTCCCGGGCTGCGCCGTCGTGATCTCCCACGACCGCTGGTTCCTCGACCGGACCTGTACCCACATCCTGGCATGGGAGGGCAACGTCGAAGAGGGACAGTGGTTCTGGTTCGAGGGCAACTTCGAGGCCTACGAGGCGAACAAGGTCGAGCGCCTCGGTGCGGACGCCGCACGTCCGCACCGTGTCACGCACCGGAAGCTCACGCGTGACTGA